The following is a genomic window from Falco naumanni isolate bFalNau1 chromosome 10, bFalNau1.pat, whole genome shotgun sequence.
GCACCGGCATCTCCCGGACAGTTGGTTAGCACCACAGCTGCCCTGTCTATTGCCTCCCAGCTTGCAACAGCCACTGCAGAAAAGTCCCGACGCTTATCGGTCTCTaccacaaaccaaccaacccatGCCCAGTGCAGGATCGTGCTGGTAGGAAACAGCACCCACCACCTCACCCACACTGCTCATACAGATGTGATTGAGCAGATTCACTACTTTCTCCAGCTATTAGTAGAACTGGGGTTATTTACCCTTTCTAAATCAAAGGTGCAAAAGAGTCTATTATAAATCACTATTCAATGTATAGGCTATGTAATCAGCTTCAGCTATCCTATCCTGCTCCCCAGCAAAGACAGCGTGTGTTTGCTTTGGCCACTTGCATACTGTTTGTGCTAGGAGAGGTAGATGACGCCTCATGCAGCTAGACACGCTGCAGAAAAAGATAATACCAGAAGATGATTTTGTGGCATAGTGCAAGGACTTAAGCTTAAGTACATGCAATCCCCACAGGAAGCCGTGTCTTGCCCTGCGAAGAACAGAGTTCATGCCTCTGCAAAGGAAGTCACAACCAGACCACCGAGAAGGCAGTACCTTAGAAGGCACAGTCCTGCCCTGCTACAGACCTACCGGTTCTGGTCTTTTAAGGGACAAGATAAAAGTAGCCAGTTCCAAGCAGGCTGCATGTGTACCAACAGTCCTAACGTCGCTTCCGCTTCTCATGCTCCTGCTAttgccagctgcagagctctACCTGTGAGCCACAATGTGAGACAGGCAAGCTGTGAGGCTGGTACAGCTACAAAGCCCAAATCTCTCTCACTCCAAAGCCTCGATGTCCAAACTCTGAGCAAAAGACTAAGCCAAGTCCCAGTTCGGCAGGAGATCCCTTTTGCGTCACTCATTTGAGAGTTTCCTTCAGCTGTACGGTCCCTTAAGGAGCAAAGCCTGACCCCTGTCAGAGGCAGCCACTGCCCCAGCACTTGCTGTGACACTCCCACCACAAGCCACTCAACAGTAACGTGCCCTGCACAATCTCACCTTCCTACAAGCCCTTCGCATTGTTTCAGCTGCTAAGCTGATCCCGAGAGAGATAGGCTGAGCTTTTCCAGGGCAACCCCACAAGAATTCCATTCAGTGCTAGGAACGGGGCCTCAACCTCAACGTGTTTCCCTAGAAAAGTTCTgtctaaattactttttaaattaaggtcAATGACTTAACACTCAAGGGTTCAAGCTGCAGCAGTTCCaagaggacaaaaataaaaaagggagaGACCATGACAACATGAATCTGGGTAaatacatggatttttttacatttttgcagttCCAGCACAgtctgcagcagggccagctctGGCTTCCAGTGGGGATGCAGTTAAGGAACAGAGGAAAGCACGTGGCTTCAGCAAAGAAAGTCAGGAGCAGATTTGGAAGCATGAGAAAAATTGGTTTGGCAAGAAGCTACTTCACCTTCCCATAGCACAAAGAGCCAAGGGATGACAgatgatttaagaaaaaacccaagactAATGCTCTAAAAAACGAAGGAAGCTAAAAGCTGTATGAACTTGAGAGCGTCATCTACGTCCCAATTATTTGGCGGTAAAAAGCCAATAGCAATTTAAAGTGCATTATTTGGGAAAGCTCAGCTGGGTCAGCATCAGCCTGGCCACAGGCAACGGCCAGGTGTCAACACAGGTCTAGAGCAAGGTACCAGCTCGCGTGTGTCCTTGAACACGGAGATCCCTTGCCTGGCCCAGTGGGCAACAAATGGCTACAGTCAATTCCACCAGTCTCCGTCCCAGGGAAATCCCCTTTGCAGCATACTCAGGAGCAcagggcagcctgctgctgagggaTGAGACTGGTCTCACCCTATGCCcgctccccttcccacccaccctcatcccctcccagcagcaggctcaGAAGAGCGGCAGGCACTCTTTCGCACAGTCTAGAGGTGGAAGCTTTATAGGAAACCCTTCCCGAGGGAAGAAGGAGGCCTGCATGTCCATGTTGATGCAGAGTAAGCCCAGCATGAGCTGGCGCTGGTACTCCTCCCACTTCATCATGACATCAGACAGGGAACGGTTGTTTCTCATCCACATAGGCAGGGCTTCACCACAAGGTGGTGTGGAAGAAATTGGCAGGGTCTGGGGCCCTCCAAGCTCGAGGTGATAGTAAAGCCTGAAAGGCAAACATGTCAAGAATCAGTACATGGGCAGACTTAGCAGGTCGCCAGACCAGAGCTCCAGAACCACAAAGCTATTTTGTTCTACTACTGACTGCATGATCTTAGTCACAAGTCTCTGTGTGTGCCCGTTTTCCCCCTCATCGCTTCATTATTCAGGACCATGTGTCCTTGTACTTCACCGCCTTGCACTACGATCCAAATCAGAGCTGGGACCCTCTGCCTCCTACTGTAACTCACGATTTCCTGTGCTCATCCACGCAACACTGTCTTGCCTCAGCCTCAAGCCATGGCCTACTACAGGGAGTTCAGTTCAGCAGCACAGGCACATGGCACACAGACCCAAAGCACCAGCTCCCTCGGAAACGCTCCGGTGTTCCCTGGTCACCCTAGTGCCTCCCCACCCAGTTAAGCCGGGCCTAGATCTCAAGGCAGAAAAGGTAACTTGAACACGAGTACCTCTTGGAAGGAACTTTTAGGGGACCCTGGGTCAGCAAATGCCACACAGACAAGCACCTCAGTCTTCTACAGGGAGCATGCAATTAGCTAGCATATTGTTTTAATCAGACCTACATCTCCTGCCCTATTGGTATGGTAACAGCTCCATCACAGGGTCTGCCCTGTAAcgggaagaaggaaggagaccACACGCCGACTCTATTCAACAGCTAAGGAAGCCAAGAGACCATGGACCAGATTTACATTTTAGGTTAAGCAGTAAAGCCCTCCAGTCAATTTGGGTCTTACTTTCTCTGCTCCAATGGAGCAGAGTCTGTAGAAGtcaaaggggaaaggggaaatgGAAGGATCCTCCAGAACAGTGCTGCGGAGGAAAGCAGCCGTACCTGGCTGAAAGGTGGCTGCCCAGTTTCTTCTTGGCTTTCTTCACAAGATAGTTGCAAATTTCAGTCATTTGCTGCCTCATCCATCTAATATCCTCTGGGATATCTGGGAGCCATTCCAGCAACCTGGGAAGAAACAGGGGACAACCATTAGTTGGGACACACAAAGGATAGGATGAAAAGAATGCCAGCGTTGCCTCCTATCAATGTTTACATTAATATTAGTGACAAATGCTTAAGAGCCATTTACACTACCATTTATGGACTAAGGCAGAGAAGCGATGGAGGTTGAGAAGAGCCCAGGAACTTGTCATTACATTTTATGTCTGCACTTCCCATAGTTTTCACCCATTTTCAGATTTGGAAAGTGTTTTTGCCTAAGCCTTTCTATTCCAAACTATCTCCCTTCCAGAAACTTTTCCTAGGGTGCTCTGTACTAAGAGCAAGCCTGACAGAGCTGTCTTTCCAGCCATGTAAGTGTAGAGCTGGAAATGGCTGGGAATACTCTACCCCTTACTCCAGCAGGGAACCACCTCTTGTGCGATTCCTACTTTCACCCCTGCACTCCCAGTTCAGAAGTCTCTCTCCAGGCTCCAAATTTTATCACCATTTCCTAGGGTAAGTCCCAGGACATAGCCATCTTCCTTCAAGCTGGAAGTATTTGCCGTAGCTAAATGACACATGAAGGCAGGAAAAGTTCTGtgggtttttggtggtttgttttttgggtttttttcgtATGTCTGGTTAAGTGGCAGGAACTCTTTCCCCAGGAGCTCTGACACTGCGGAGTTAGAGAGGAACCTACTCTCTGTCCATTCGTGCTCCACCAGCtacacaaaacattttgctgcacTGGGAAGACCACCACTGAGGGAACCAGCCGAAGGCCTACCTGACAGTGAAGGAAACTGCAGACTCCAGAGGCAGCATGTAAGGGACCATCATTGCTGTGGCCACACGTATAGGCAGCATGTTGGTAATGCCAGTCAAGAAACTTCTTCTTTCAGCACAAGCCTCCAGAAGAgctgaagacagaagagaaCATGGCTGAATCCCCACAATGGGGCTATCCCATTTCCTTGCCATACCGCAGAAGTTAGAGGTCTCCCCTCTCCACCTTCCACTTTTTAAGGAAGTCTTGCTCAGGGTCGGTGCAGATAAGAACAGCAGCTTTTAGCTTTATCAGACTCCCAAAGGAGTGTGCAACAAGACCCCCTCCTCTATTTACCATGCAGAACACTGTCAAATGAGTCAGCCTCTCCCTGTTCAGCCTCCACAGGGCAAATCACAACTTTAAGAGGCCTCAAGTCCACCTAACCCCTGGATATGGCCAAGCCCAGCCACAAGCAGCACCCACACATCCCAGTAATCCTCTGAAGTGGACTAGTCAGCACAGAAAGATTGCCTGGAATGGCTCCCTTTGGATCATACCTTGGTTCAGTTTGGGAGGCAGGTGTTCAAAGATGTGTTCTTCAACAACAGCAAGGGCAGTATTGTCCTCAAGCTCATCCTCGccttctgtctcttcctctttcctctcgcctggaggggcttctatggcGAGGAGAGGACGGGCAGGACTTGGACGATGAAGGAGTCCTAAGAGAAGTCATACCATAAGGATGATACAAACTAGCTGCCCTTCCTTGCCTTTAGAGTGTCAATTCTGACTTACATCTATTGTAACAATTACCATGAGTTAGAAACCTTGCTGCTTTAAGACCATCCTCTCTTCCCCCGCCAGAAATTCTAGCTATTCCCCTTTAAGTACCACAGGGTGCTGCTCGGCAGCATTTTGTTGCTATAATCTGCCAGTCACCAGTCTTGCAGGCAAGATTTCCCTCCCGCAGCTTAATCCACAaacacagctgcctgcctgctcttaCCCCAGTAACGTGTGTGCAGCAAAGGGCAAACAAACGTGCTTGATCTGCTGTACATTGACACCAGGTGGCATCAAAAACTCACTCAACCTGCTACAACAGTTGGAGGCAAGAAAGTCGAGGGCTTGCCTGTAGAAGGGTGTGCAACTGTGTCAAGCTGCCAGGCACTCAGGGCTGCTGAAGGCATGCCTGCATGCCGCACTGCTGTGCCACGTTAGAGGTACCCTAGCTGCACGTACAAAAAGAGCAAGGTAGCTGCAGGAGGTACAAACGGCACCGGTACCCAACAACTGTGTTGGTGTAGCACTGAGCATGTGCCAAAACCACCACTTTGGTATCAGAGTGCTTACAGTCCTGCATTGCACTGGAAAGGTGTCTACTCCACCTCTGCTCCCTGAAATGCTAGAGTAAGACTTATTAACAGAAATTCCATAATCTGATATTTGAGGCACAGCTCAATTCTGCCTTTTCACCTTTCATATACACCACTGACAACCCTCAAAGCTTGGCACAGAAGAGGCCAGTCAGCGCACCCTACAAACACCCAGTGCCTTaccatttttcttcaggaagtGCAGTGCATCCCGATAGCCCTGCTTGCACATATCCCGCAGCACCTgtgggcagaggaaggcaagAGTATGTCACCTGGAAACTGTCTGGCTAAGCAGCACAAACATCCAGCTCAATGAGGGTTTAGAGGAATTCTGCTGACTCCTGAGCTATCCCAAGTCTCATCCTTGCCAGCCCTTTCCAGGCTTCGAGCAGGAATGGGAGGTACAATGTGAATATGTTGGATATTGGAATCACAGGATAATTCAGATTGGAAGGGACACCTGCAATCCTGCCTAAATACGGGGTTAGAGTTGCAGCCACCTCATTTCCCCTTGTAGAGCTGATGCTGCTGTGAGCAGCCTTCAGCAAGTCACTCCGACAAGCAGCCCAGAATACTTCCCAGCAGATGCCAGGAAGGGCCACTGCATTTGCAGATAAAGCCAGCTAAGAGTAGCGAGGGGACAGGCAAAAACCTGTCCAAGTAATTCAGCACATGAATGCACGCTTATTATGCCCAAATGCCAGGGCTATCTGAGGCTGCATTTGCTCAGAAGCAGGCAAAGCTGACTGCAGTGCCACCTACTCCACTGGCACTATTTAGGAGACAGTCACTGGCTGCAAGCTGGCAAGCTCCATCCTGACCTTAAAACACTCAAGAGCACGTTGTTCCAATGGCTGATACATCTTTGCTTACAAGCGCGCCTGACTTCCTGGCAAACGCTGCTCTAGAGACTGCGCCATGGGAATGTGTTCCAAGCAACTGCTACCACCTAAATTCCAGCTctcacagcagcaaaagaaaactaagCCCCCTACACAACCTTGTGCAGATGGTCAAGGTTTGCCAAGTCACTGGGTTGATAATGTCAAGGttaaaaaacagacaaacatgAGACAAAACTAAGTGTCTGGAATCTGCTAAAGTACACAGTATGGCCAGTGCCCATCTACTGTCCCCAAGTTCTAGTGCTGCCAGGAAACTCACCTGTGGCTCTGGAGGAAACAGGGCCTTTGAGAGGCGGTAGAGGTTGCGAAGGTTGAACTGGATGCTTGTATTGGTGACTCTCAGCTCATGCATGTTTGTGGAACCATCCCGTGGACAGATATCACTCTCTCCTGAGAATGGAGACACCGTAATGGTGTTCTTCAGCTCATATCGTGGCAAGTTGTCAGAAATCCCTCCATCAACATATctctgaaaacaagacaaatgAAGCACTGTTCATTCCCATAACTGAtgaagtgacttttttttactATGTGTTCCCATTTTCTATTTGTGCCAACAAGTTGGGAAGAGAATGGAATACATCCACCAGTGCTGGAGGGGTCATAACCAGTGACAGCGCAGCTGTGCTGTCTATAATCTCCTCTTGCTACATGCCTTTCTTCCTATGGTCAAGTGTGTTGGTCACAAGTGTTCAATGAAAGGCATAGTCACTTGTGTGATGCTGACTTACATCTCTTATGGGGTTTGACTATCGTCCA
Proteins encoded in this region:
- the PNPLA2 gene encoding patatin-like phospholipase domain-containing protein 2, whose amino-acid sequence is MFPTDSTWNISFAGCGFLGVYHVGVASCLQEHAPFLVANARKVYGASAGALTATALVSGACLGEAGASIIRVSKEARKRFLGPLHPSFNLVKIIRLCLSKTVPENGHEVAAGRLGISLTRVSDGENVILSDFHSKEELIQACVCSTFIPVYCGLIPPTLRGVRYVDGGISDNLPRYELKNTITVSPFSGESDICPRDGSTNMHELRVTNTSIQFNLRNLYRLSKALFPPEPQVLRDMCKQGYRDALHFLKKNGLLHRPSPARPLLAIEAPPGERKEEETEGEDELEDNTALAVVEEHIFEHLPPKLNQALLEACAERRSFLTGITNMLPIRVATAMMVPYMLPLESAVSFTVRLLEWLPDIPEDIRWMRQQMTEICNYLVKKAKKKLGSHLSARLYYHLELGGPQTLPISSTPPCGEALPMWMRNNRSLSDVMMKWEEYQRQLMLGLLCINMDMQASFFPREGFPIKLPPLDCAKECLPLF